A window of the Emys orbicularis isolate rEmyOrb1 chromosome 1, rEmyOrb1.hap1, whole genome shotgun sequence genome harbors these coding sequences:
- the LOC135895587 gene encoding arg8-vasotocin receptor-like → MKNFSVPVQANEYQTESLFPQLILNLTNKSDPVGRQERDEQLAQLEIAVLGVIFMTASVGNFILILVLWRRRKKLSRMYVFMLHLSIADLVVAFFQVLPQLIWDITDIFIGPDALCRTIKYLQLLGMFASTYMIVVMTVDRYQAVCYPMVTFQKKRALWNAAICTSWSISLLFSLPQVFIFSKTEISPDIFECWGEFIQPWGLKAYVTWIFVAIFFIPTAILTICQVKICKIILMNVHVKKRNEFEAINQKQVLPFQASSINCISKAMIKTVKMTVVTVIAYVLCWAPFFIVQLWSVWYPSGITEGAAFTIIMLLGNLNSCANPWIYMYFCGHIPYCAKKQSKNISAQEESVITGSINLVDREPEENLTCV, encoded by the exons ATGAAGAATTTTTCAGTTCCTGTGCAAGCTAATGAATATCAGACTGAAAGTCTTTTTCCTCAGCTTATCCTGAATTTGACAAATAAGTCAGATCCAGTTGGAAGACAAGAAAGAGATGAGCAATTAGCTCAGTTAGAGATTGCTGTGTTGGGAGTAATATTTATGACAGCATCTGTGGGCAATTTTATTCTCATACTGGTACTgtggaggagaagaaagaagtTATCTAGGATGTATGTATTCATGCTTCACCTGAGCATAGCGGACTTAGTGGTAGCATTTTTTCAAGTACTTCCCCAACTAATATGGGATATTACAGACATTTTCATAGGGCCAGATGCATTGTGCAGAACTATCAAATATTTGCAGTTGTTGGGCATGTTTGCCTCTACTTATATGATAGTGGTCATGACAGTGGACAGATATCAAGCAGTATGTTATCCCATGGTCACTTTCCAAAAGAAAAGGGCTCTTTGGAATGCTGCCATTTGCACCAGCTGGTCTATATCACTGCTTTTTAGTCTTCCACAAGTATTTATCTTTTCCAAGACTGAAATATCTCCAGatatttttgaatgctggggtGAGTTCATCCAACCTTGGGGCTTAAAGGCATATGTGACTTGGATTTTTGTAGCTATTTTCTTCATTCCCACAGCTATCCTTACCATATGCCAGGTTAAGATCTGCAAAATAATACTAATGAACGTACATGTGAAAAAAAGGAATGAATTTGAAGCAATAAATCAGAAGCAAGTCCTGCCATTCCAAGCAAGCAGTATTAACTGTATTTCAAAGGCTATGATCAAGACTGTAAAAATGACAGTGGTGACAGTTATTGCATATGTCCTTTGTTGGGCACCTTTCTTCATTGTACAGTTGTGGTCTGTATGGTACCCCAGTGGCATTACTGAAG GTGCAGCATTTACCATCATCATGCTCCTGGGGAATTTGAATAGTTGTGCCAATCCGTGGATTTACATGTATTTTTGTGGCCACATTCCATATTGTGCCAAAAAGCAGTCAAAAAACATCTCAGCTCAGGAAGAATCTGTGATCACAGGAAGCATTAATTTGGTAGACAGGGAACCAGAAGAAAACCTAACTTGTGTATAa